From a single Dromaius novaehollandiae isolate bDroNov1 chromosome 13, bDroNov1.hap1, whole genome shotgun sequence genomic region:
- the FCSK gene encoding L-fucose kinase isoform X3, protein MASEGVEWTVVVLTCQHRDCVSALQRELEMRQRRGALGRRPVLLAVEDPSARPGSGGATLNALLVAAEHLSARAGRTVVTADVLKEARILVLHMGREFSFDDCGRAFTCLPVEEPDAPAEALTCNLDSLLATMTRRLCVGSPPGVWVCSTDMLLTVPSAPGIAWDGFRGVRVIAVPGSQAYAKSHGVYVADGQGMVSNIVYRGTEAQIQQCAGPDGTVPLVCGVVFFSTDAAEQLLATHVIPPLDACTYMGLDSGAPPIQLSLFFDIVLCMASGVTEEDFVKGTGGSDVSARSARSMLWAALRPFPLSMACIPDGSYDYLTMAASDHIRSLTLQPGSASYLRFRKIAHSHVDQPQLLEEGSSVTNCLLEGAVRLAAGSVVQHCHLQGPLEIGPGCLLSGLTAASSAALRSCPLRDIVLQGHHVRLRDLSCRVFTLTGRLDDWQSPAEEATYLNVPWTEFFHRTGIREGDVWGAETPRRSRCLLGARLFPVLHASEALGPEDVLWLLAPAAAGGRLQHWRAAWRMSWEELLPCLDKAAELGARRALFFQQGQRKVRRVLLGRQDGSLLPLARSAVHEGYHEAVLGTLDEVASTADDAGIAARALACIADVLGCMAQGEGGLRSGPAANKEWASAFGRLESGDIAGGVRELAAERKKWMSRPALLVRAARHYEGAEQILIRQAVMSSCLFVTVGQAELPPVGCWVQVTCPARLDLSGGWSDTPPITYEHGGAVVDVAVLVDGRRPIGARVRRIGEPELRLASVSGTPRGEVAVELVCRELEHLQDYCQPHAPGALLKAAFICTQIVQFPSQKPLRTQLMESFGGGFEVHTWSKLPHGSGLGTSSILAGAVMASLYRAAGKAASTESLIHAVLHLEQRLTTGGGWQDQVGGLVPGIKIGRSKAQLPLRVEVEEIPVPEGFAQTLNDHLLLVYTGKTRLARNLLQDVVRNWYARLPSAVQNADALVSNAEECAQALQQGNLPLIGECLNRYWQQKKCMAPGCEPLAVRHLMDALQPYVYGQCLAGAGGGGFLYVLTKAPRQKEALHQILAKTEGLGNFSIHSIEVDTGGFSVEVEGSNPKGSTDPREDAAM, encoded by the exons ATGGCGTCCGAGGGCGTCGAGTGGACTGTCGTCGTCCTGACCTGCCAGCACCGGGACTGCGTCTCGGCCCTGCAGCGAG agctggagatgcGGCAGCGCAGGGGCGCCCTGGGCCGGCGGCCCGTCCTGCTGGCCGTGGAGGACCCCTCGGCCCGTCCCGGCAGCGGTGGAGCCACCCTCAACGCCTTGCTGGTGGCGGCCGAGCACCTGAGCGCCCGGGCGGGCCGCACG GTGGTGACGGCTGATGTCCTGAAGGAAGCCCGGATCCTCGTGCTGCACATG GGCCGCGAGTTCTCCTTCGACGACTGCGGCCGGGCCTTCACCTGCCTGCCCGTGGAGGAGCCCGACGCCCCGGCCGAAGCGCTGACCTGCAACCTGGACAGCCTGCTGGCGACCATGACGCGCCGG ctctgcgtGGGCTCCCCGCCGGGCGTGTGGGTCTGCAGCACGGACATGCTCCTCACCGTGCCCTCGGCACCAG GGATCGCCTGGGATGGCTTCCGGGGCGTCCGAGTGATCGCAGTGCCTGGGAGCCAGGCGTACGCCAAGAGCCACGGAGTCTACGTTGCTGACGGGCAG GGGATGGTGAGCAACATTGTCTACAGAGGTACGGAGGCCCAGATCCAGCAGTGCGCGGGCCCCGATGGGACCGTCCCGCTG GTGTGCGGGGTGGTTTTCTTCTCCACCGATGCCGCCGAGCAGCTTCTGGCCACCCACGTCATCCCTCCTTTGGATGCCTGCACCTACATGGGCCTGGACTCGGGGGCGCCCCCCATCCAG ctctccctcTTCTTTGACATCGTGCTGTGCATGGCAAGCGGGGTGACGGAGGAGGACTTCGTGAAGGGCACGGGCGGCAGCGATGTCAGCGCGAGGAGCGCCCGCTCCATGCTGTGGGCGGCCCTTCGCCCCTTCCCTCTTAGCATGG CCTGCATCCCCGATGGATCCTACGACTACCTGACCATGGCTGCGAGCGACCACATCCGCAGCCTGACGCTCCAGCCGGGCTCCGCCAGCTACCTCCGCTTCCGCAAAATAGCCCATTCCCACGTGGAC cagccccagctcctggaGGAGGGCTCTTCGGTCACCAACTGCCTGCTGGAAGGAGCCGTgcggctggcagccgggagcgtTGTCCAGCACTGCCACCTCCAG GGTCCCCTGGAGATCGGGCCCGGATGCCTCCTCTCAGGTCTCACTGCAGCCTCCTCGGCAGCCCTCCGGAGCTGCCCCCTGCGCGACATCGTCCTGCAGGGCCACCACGTCCGGCTGCGGGACCTGTCCTGCCGCGTGTTCACGCTGACCGGCCGCCTCGACGACTGGCAG AGCCCTGCTGAAGAGGCCACCTACTTGAACGTGCCGTGGACTGAGTTTTTCCATCGGACGGGCATACG GGAAGGGGACGTTTGGGGCGCTGAGACGCCGCGGAGAAGCCGCTGCCTGCTCGGCGCCCGCCTCTTCCCCGTGCTGCACGCCTCGGAGGCGCTGGGGCCGGAGGACGTGCTGTGGCTGctggccccggcggcggcgggcgggcggctgcagcACTGGCGGGCTGCCTGGCGCATGTCCTgggaggagctgctgccctgcctggacaAGGCGGCCGAGCTGGGCGCCCGCCGGGCCCTCTTCTTCCAGCAGGGCCAGCGCAAGGTGCGGCGGGTGCTGCTGGGGCGCCAGGACGGCAGCCTCCTGCCGCTGGCCCGCAGCGCCGTCCACGAGGGCTACCACGAGGCCGTGCTGGGCACGCTGGACGAGG ttgcCTCCACAGCCGATGACGCGGGCATCGCGGCCCGGGCGCTCGCATGCATCGCTGACGTGCTGGGCTGCATGGCACAAGGGGAAGGGGGCTTGCGGAGCGGGCCGGCTGCCAACAAGGAGTGGGCCTCTGCCTTTGGGCGCCTGGAGAGCGGGGACATCGCTGGCGGCGTCCGGGAGCTGGCCGCAGAGCGGAAGAAGTGGATGAGCAG GCCAGCCCTGCTGGTGAGAGCAGCTCGGCATTATGAGGGGGCAGAGCAGATCCTCATCCGCCAGGCTGTGATGTCCTCGTGCCTGTTTGtcaccgtggggcaggcagagctgccgcccgtggggtgctgggtgcaggtgacATGTCCGGCCCGCCTGGACCTCTCCG GCGGCTGGAGCGACACGCCTCCCATCACCTACGAGCACGGAGGTGCCGTGGTGGACGTGGCGGTGCTGGTGGACGGGCGCCGGCCGATCGGTGCCCGGGTGCGGCGCATCGGCGAGCCGGAGCTGCGCCTCGCCAGCGTCAGCGGGACGCCGCGGGGCGAGGTGGCCGTGGAGCTGGTGTGCCGCGAGCTGGAGCACTTGCAGGATTACTGCCAGCCGCATGCGCCAG GAGCCTTGCTCAAAGCTGCCTTCATATGCACCCAGATCGTGCAGTTCCCCTCGCAGAAACCCTTACGAACCCAGCTGATGGAGAGCTTCGGTGGCGGCTTCGAGGTGCACACCTGGTCCAAGCTGCCCCATGGCTCAGGCCTGG gcaccagcagcatcctggctggaGCGGTGATGGCGTCGCTGTACCGGGCGGCAGGGAAGGCTGCCAGCACCGAGTCCCTCATCCACGCCGTGCTGCACCTGGAGCAGAGGCTCACAACAG GAGGTGGTTGGCAGGACCAGGTAGGCGGGCTTGTGCCAGGCATCAAAATTGGGAGGTCAAAGGCCCAGCTCCCACTCAGGGTGGAGGTGGAGGAGATCCCGGTGCCTGAAGGCTTCGCCCAGACCCTGAACGATCACTTGCTGCTGGTGTACACGGGAAAGACTCGCCTGGCCCGCAACCTGCTCCAG GACGTGGTGAGGAACTGGTATGCCAGGCTGCCCTCGGCCGTGCAGAACGCCGACGCGCTGGTGAGCAACGCCGAGGAGTGCGCCCAGGCCTTGCAGCAAG GTAACCTGCCGCTCATCGGCGAGTGTTTGAACCGCTACTGGCAGCAGAAGAAATGCATGGCCCCTGGGTGTGAGCCGCTGGCTGTCAGGCACCTGATGGATGCTCTCCAGCCTTATGTCTACGGGCAGTGTTTggctggggccggcggcggggggttCCTGTACGTCTTAACCaaagccccacggcagaaggaaGCCTTGCACCAAATTCTAGCAAAAACTGAG GGCTTGGGCAACTTCAGCATCCACAGCATCGAAGTGGACACTGGTGGTTTCTCTGTGGAGGTAGAGGGAAGCAATCCTAAAGGCAGCACTGACCCCAGAGAGGATGCGGCCATGTGA
- the FCSK gene encoding L-fucose kinase isoform X2, with protein sequence MRQRRGALGRRPVLLAVEDPSARPGSGGATLNALLVAAEHLSARAGRTVVTADVLKEARILVLHMGREFSFDDCGRAFTCLPVEEPDAPAEALTCNLDSLLATMTRRLCVGSPPGVWVCSTDMLLTVPSAPGIAWDGFRGVRVIAVPGSQAYAKSHGVYVADGQGMVSNIVYRGTEAQIQQCAGPDGTVPLVCGVVFFSTDAAEQLLATHVIPPLDACTYMGLDSGAPPIQLSLFFDIVLCMASGVTEEDFVKGTGGSDVSARSARSMLWAALRPFPLSMACIPDGSYDYLTMAASDHIRSLTLQPGSASYLRFRKIAHSHVDQPQLLEEGSSVTNCLLEGAVRLAAGSVVQHCHLQGPLEIGPGCLLSGLTAASSAALRSCPLRDIVLQGHHVRLRDLSCRVFTLTGRLDDWQSPAEEATYLNVPWTEFFHRTGIREGDVWGAETPRRSRCLLGARLFPVLHASEALGPEDVLWLLAPAAAGGRLQHWRAAWRMSWEELLPCLDKAAELGARRALFFQQGQRKVRRVLLGRQDGSLLPLARSAVHEGYHEAVLGTLDEVASTADDAGIAARALACIADVLGCMAQGEGGLRSGPAANKEWASAFGRLESGDIAGGVRELAAERKKWMSRPALLVRAARHYEGAEQILIRQAVMSSCLFVTVGQAELPPVGCWVQVTCPARLDLSGALLKAAFICTQIVQFPSQKPLRTQLMESFGGGFEVHTWSKLPHGSGLGTSSILAGAVMASLYRAAGKAASTESLIHAVLHLEQRLTTGGGWQDQVGGLVPGIKIGRSKAQLPLRVEVEEIPVPEGFAQTLNDHLLLVYTGKTRLARNLLQDVVRNWYARLPSAVQNADALVSNAEECAQALQQGNLPLIGECLNRYWQQKKCMAPGCEPLAVRHLMDALQPYVYGQCLAGAGGGGFLYVLTKAPRQKEALHQILAKTEGLGNFSIHSIEVDTGGFSVEVEGSNPKGSTDPREDAAM encoded by the exons atgcGGCAGCGCAGGGGCGCCCTGGGCCGGCGGCCCGTCCTGCTGGCCGTGGAGGACCCCTCGGCCCGTCCCGGCAGCGGTGGAGCCACCCTCAACGCCTTGCTGGTGGCGGCCGAGCACCTGAGCGCCCGGGCGGGCCGCACG GTGGTGACGGCTGATGTCCTGAAGGAAGCCCGGATCCTCGTGCTGCACATG GGCCGCGAGTTCTCCTTCGACGACTGCGGCCGGGCCTTCACCTGCCTGCCCGTGGAGGAGCCCGACGCCCCGGCCGAAGCGCTGACCTGCAACCTGGACAGCCTGCTGGCGACCATGACGCGCCGG ctctgcgtGGGCTCCCCGCCGGGCGTGTGGGTCTGCAGCACGGACATGCTCCTCACCGTGCCCTCGGCACCAG GGATCGCCTGGGATGGCTTCCGGGGCGTCCGAGTGATCGCAGTGCCTGGGAGCCAGGCGTACGCCAAGAGCCACGGAGTCTACGTTGCTGACGGGCAG GGGATGGTGAGCAACATTGTCTACAGAGGTACGGAGGCCCAGATCCAGCAGTGCGCGGGCCCCGATGGGACCGTCCCGCTG GTGTGCGGGGTGGTTTTCTTCTCCACCGATGCCGCCGAGCAGCTTCTGGCCACCCACGTCATCCCTCCTTTGGATGCCTGCACCTACATGGGCCTGGACTCGGGGGCGCCCCCCATCCAG ctctccctcTTCTTTGACATCGTGCTGTGCATGGCAAGCGGGGTGACGGAGGAGGACTTCGTGAAGGGCACGGGCGGCAGCGATGTCAGCGCGAGGAGCGCCCGCTCCATGCTGTGGGCGGCCCTTCGCCCCTTCCCTCTTAGCATGG CCTGCATCCCCGATGGATCCTACGACTACCTGACCATGGCTGCGAGCGACCACATCCGCAGCCTGACGCTCCAGCCGGGCTCCGCCAGCTACCTCCGCTTCCGCAAAATAGCCCATTCCCACGTGGAC cagccccagctcctggaGGAGGGCTCTTCGGTCACCAACTGCCTGCTGGAAGGAGCCGTgcggctggcagccgggagcgtTGTCCAGCACTGCCACCTCCAG GGTCCCCTGGAGATCGGGCCCGGATGCCTCCTCTCAGGTCTCACTGCAGCCTCCTCGGCAGCCCTCCGGAGCTGCCCCCTGCGCGACATCGTCCTGCAGGGCCACCACGTCCGGCTGCGGGACCTGTCCTGCCGCGTGTTCACGCTGACCGGCCGCCTCGACGACTGGCAG AGCCCTGCTGAAGAGGCCACCTACTTGAACGTGCCGTGGACTGAGTTTTTCCATCGGACGGGCATACG GGAAGGGGACGTTTGGGGCGCTGAGACGCCGCGGAGAAGCCGCTGCCTGCTCGGCGCCCGCCTCTTCCCCGTGCTGCACGCCTCGGAGGCGCTGGGGCCGGAGGACGTGCTGTGGCTGctggccccggcggcggcgggcgggcggctgcagcACTGGCGGGCTGCCTGGCGCATGTCCTgggaggagctgctgccctgcctggacaAGGCGGCCGAGCTGGGCGCCCGCCGGGCCCTCTTCTTCCAGCAGGGCCAGCGCAAGGTGCGGCGGGTGCTGCTGGGGCGCCAGGACGGCAGCCTCCTGCCGCTGGCCCGCAGCGCCGTCCACGAGGGCTACCACGAGGCCGTGCTGGGCACGCTGGACGAGG ttgcCTCCACAGCCGATGACGCGGGCATCGCGGCCCGGGCGCTCGCATGCATCGCTGACGTGCTGGGCTGCATGGCACAAGGGGAAGGGGGCTTGCGGAGCGGGCCGGCTGCCAACAAGGAGTGGGCCTCTGCCTTTGGGCGCCTGGAGAGCGGGGACATCGCTGGCGGCGTCCGGGAGCTGGCCGCAGAGCGGAAGAAGTGGATGAGCAG GCCAGCCCTGCTGGTGAGAGCAGCTCGGCATTATGAGGGGGCAGAGCAGATCCTCATCCGCCAGGCTGTGATGTCCTCGTGCCTGTTTGtcaccgtggggcaggcagagctgccgcccgtggggtgctgggtgcaggtgacATGTCCGGCCCGCCTGGACCTCTCCG GAGCCTTGCTCAAAGCTGCCTTCATATGCACCCAGATCGTGCAGTTCCCCTCGCAGAAACCCTTACGAACCCAGCTGATGGAGAGCTTCGGTGGCGGCTTCGAGGTGCACACCTGGTCCAAGCTGCCCCATGGCTCAGGCCTGG gcaccagcagcatcctggctggaGCGGTGATGGCGTCGCTGTACCGGGCGGCAGGGAAGGCTGCCAGCACCGAGTCCCTCATCCACGCCGTGCTGCACCTGGAGCAGAGGCTCACAACAG GAGGTGGTTGGCAGGACCAGGTAGGCGGGCTTGTGCCAGGCATCAAAATTGGGAGGTCAAAGGCCCAGCTCCCACTCAGGGTGGAGGTGGAGGAGATCCCGGTGCCTGAAGGCTTCGCCCAGACCCTGAACGATCACTTGCTGCTGGTGTACACGGGAAAGACTCGCCTGGCCCGCAACCTGCTCCAG GACGTGGTGAGGAACTGGTATGCCAGGCTGCCCTCGGCCGTGCAGAACGCCGACGCGCTGGTGAGCAACGCCGAGGAGTGCGCCCAGGCCTTGCAGCAAG GTAACCTGCCGCTCATCGGCGAGTGTTTGAACCGCTACTGGCAGCAGAAGAAATGCATGGCCCCTGGGTGTGAGCCGCTGGCTGTCAGGCACCTGATGGATGCTCTCCAGCCTTATGTCTACGGGCAGTGTTTggctggggccggcggcggggggttCCTGTACGTCTTAACCaaagccccacggcagaaggaaGCCTTGCACCAAATTCTAGCAAAAACTGAG GGCTTGGGCAACTTCAGCATCCACAGCATCGAAGTGGACACTGGTGGTTTCTCTGTGGAGGTAGAGGGAAGCAATCCTAAAGGCAGCACTGACCCCAGAGAGGATGCGGCCATGTGA
- the FCSK gene encoding L-fucose kinase isoform X1: protein MRQRRGALGRRPVLLAVEDPSARPGSGGATLNALLVAAEHLSARAGRTVVTADVLKEARILVLHMGREFSFDDCGRAFTCLPVEEPDAPAEALTCNLDSLLATMTRRLCVGSPPGVWVCSTDMLLTVPSAPGIAWDGFRGVRVIAVPGSQAYAKSHGVYVADGQGMVSNIVYRGTEAQIQQCAGPDGTVPLVCGVVFFSTDAAEQLLATHVIPPLDACTYMGLDSGAPPIQLSLFFDIVLCMASGVTEEDFVKGTGGSDVSARSARSMLWAALRPFPLSMACIPDGSYDYLTMAASDHIRSLTLQPGSASYLRFRKIAHSHVDQPQLLEEGSSVTNCLLEGAVRLAAGSVVQHCHLQGPLEIGPGCLLSGLTAASSAALRSCPLRDIVLQGHHVRLRDLSCRVFTLTGRLDDWQSPAEEATYLNVPWTEFFHRTGIREGDVWGAETPRRSRCLLGARLFPVLHASEALGPEDVLWLLAPAAAGGRLQHWRAAWRMSWEELLPCLDKAAELGARRALFFQQGQRKVRRVLLGRQDGSLLPLARSAVHEGYHEAVLGTLDEVASTADDAGIAARALACIADVLGCMAQGEGGLRSGPAANKEWASAFGRLESGDIAGGVRELAAERKKWMSRPALLVRAARHYEGAEQILIRQAVMSSCLFVTVGQAELPPVGCWVQVTCPARLDLSGGWSDTPPITYEHGGAVVDVAVLVDGRRPIGARVRRIGEPELRLASVSGTPRGEVAVELVCRELEHLQDYCQPHAPGALLKAAFICTQIVQFPSQKPLRTQLMESFGGGFEVHTWSKLPHGSGLGTSSILAGAVMASLYRAAGKAASTESLIHAVLHLEQRLTTGGGWQDQVGGLVPGIKIGRSKAQLPLRVEVEEIPVPEGFAQTLNDHLLLVYTGKTRLARNLLQDVVRNWYARLPSAVQNADALVSNAEECAQALQQGNLPLIGECLNRYWQQKKCMAPGCEPLAVRHLMDALQPYVYGQCLAGAGGGGFLYVLTKAPRQKEALHQILAKTEGLGNFSIHSIEVDTGGFSVEVEGSNPKGSTDPREDAAM, encoded by the exons atgcGGCAGCGCAGGGGCGCCCTGGGCCGGCGGCCCGTCCTGCTGGCCGTGGAGGACCCCTCGGCCCGTCCCGGCAGCGGTGGAGCCACCCTCAACGCCTTGCTGGTGGCGGCCGAGCACCTGAGCGCCCGGGCGGGCCGCACG GTGGTGACGGCTGATGTCCTGAAGGAAGCCCGGATCCTCGTGCTGCACATG GGCCGCGAGTTCTCCTTCGACGACTGCGGCCGGGCCTTCACCTGCCTGCCCGTGGAGGAGCCCGACGCCCCGGCCGAAGCGCTGACCTGCAACCTGGACAGCCTGCTGGCGACCATGACGCGCCGG ctctgcgtGGGCTCCCCGCCGGGCGTGTGGGTCTGCAGCACGGACATGCTCCTCACCGTGCCCTCGGCACCAG GGATCGCCTGGGATGGCTTCCGGGGCGTCCGAGTGATCGCAGTGCCTGGGAGCCAGGCGTACGCCAAGAGCCACGGAGTCTACGTTGCTGACGGGCAG GGGATGGTGAGCAACATTGTCTACAGAGGTACGGAGGCCCAGATCCAGCAGTGCGCGGGCCCCGATGGGACCGTCCCGCTG GTGTGCGGGGTGGTTTTCTTCTCCACCGATGCCGCCGAGCAGCTTCTGGCCACCCACGTCATCCCTCCTTTGGATGCCTGCACCTACATGGGCCTGGACTCGGGGGCGCCCCCCATCCAG ctctccctcTTCTTTGACATCGTGCTGTGCATGGCAAGCGGGGTGACGGAGGAGGACTTCGTGAAGGGCACGGGCGGCAGCGATGTCAGCGCGAGGAGCGCCCGCTCCATGCTGTGGGCGGCCCTTCGCCCCTTCCCTCTTAGCATGG CCTGCATCCCCGATGGATCCTACGACTACCTGACCATGGCTGCGAGCGACCACATCCGCAGCCTGACGCTCCAGCCGGGCTCCGCCAGCTACCTCCGCTTCCGCAAAATAGCCCATTCCCACGTGGAC cagccccagctcctggaGGAGGGCTCTTCGGTCACCAACTGCCTGCTGGAAGGAGCCGTgcggctggcagccgggagcgtTGTCCAGCACTGCCACCTCCAG GGTCCCCTGGAGATCGGGCCCGGATGCCTCCTCTCAGGTCTCACTGCAGCCTCCTCGGCAGCCCTCCGGAGCTGCCCCCTGCGCGACATCGTCCTGCAGGGCCACCACGTCCGGCTGCGGGACCTGTCCTGCCGCGTGTTCACGCTGACCGGCCGCCTCGACGACTGGCAG AGCCCTGCTGAAGAGGCCACCTACTTGAACGTGCCGTGGACTGAGTTTTTCCATCGGACGGGCATACG GGAAGGGGACGTTTGGGGCGCTGAGACGCCGCGGAGAAGCCGCTGCCTGCTCGGCGCCCGCCTCTTCCCCGTGCTGCACGCCTCGGAGGCGCTGGGGCCGGAGGACGTGCTGTGGCTGctggccccggcggcggcgggcgggcggctgcagcACTGGCGGGCTGCCTGGCGCATGTCCTgggaggagctgctgccctgcctggacaAGGCGGCCGAGCTGGGCGCCCGCCGGGCCCTCTTCTTCCAGCAGGGCCAGCGCAAGGTGCGGCGGGTGCTGCTGGGGCGCCAGGACGGCAGCCTCCTGCCGCTGGCCCGCAGCGCCGTCCACGAGGGCTACCACGAGGCCGTGCTGGGCACGCTGGACGAGG ttgcCTCCACAGCCGATGACGCGGGCATCGCGGCCCGGGCGCTCGCATGCATCGCTGACGTGCTGGGCTGCATGGCACAAGGGGAAGGGGGCTTGCGGAGCGGGCCGGCTGCCAACAAGGAGTGGGCCTCTGCCTTTGGGCGCCTGGAGAGCGGGGACATCGCTGGCGGCGTCCGGGAGCTGGCCGCAGAGCGGAAGAAGTGGATGAGCAG GCCAGCCCTGCTGGTGAGAGCAGCTCGGCATTATGAGGGGGCAGAGCAGATCCTCATCCGCCAGGCTGTGATGTCCTCGTGCCTGTTTGtcaccgtggggcaggcagagctgccgcccgtggggtgctgggtgcaggtgacATGTCCGGCCCGCCTGGACCTCTCCG GCGGCTGGAGCGACACGCCTCCCATCACCTACGAGCACGGAGGTGCCGTGGTGGACGTGGCGGTGCTGGTGGACGGGCGCCGGCCGATCGGTGCCCGGGTGCGGCGCATCGGCGAGCCGGAGCTGCGCCTCGCCAGCGTCAGCGGGACGCCGCGGGGCGAGGTGGCCGTGGAGCTGGTGTGCCGCGAGCTGGAGCACTTGCAGGATTACTGCCAGCCGCATGCGCCAG GAGCCTTGCTCAAAGCTGCCTTCATATGCACCCAGATCGTGCAGTTCCCCTCGCAGAAACCCTTACGAACCCAGCTGATGGAGAGCTTCGGTGGCGGCTTCGAGGTGCACACCTGGTCCAAGCTGCCCCATGGCTCAGGCCTGG gcaccagcagcatcctggctggaGCGGTGATGGCGTCGCTGTACCGGGCGGCAGGGAAGGCTGCCAGCACCGAGTCCCTCATCCACGCCGTGCTGCACCTGGAGCAGAGGCTCACAACAG GAGGTGGTTGGCAGGACCAGGTAGGCGGGCTTGTGCCAGGCATCAAAATTGGGAGGTCAAAGGCCCAGCTCCCACTCAGGGTGGAGGTGGAGGAGATCCCGGTGCCTGAAGGCTTCGCCCAGACCCTGAACGATCACTTGCTGCTGGTGTACACGGGAAAGACTCGCCTGGCCCGCAACCTGCTCCAG GACGTGGTGAGGAACTGGTATGCCAGGCTGCCCTCGGCCGTGCAGAACGCCGACGCGCTGGTGAGCAACGCCGAGGAGTGCGCCCAGGCCTTGCAGCAAG GTAACCTGCCGCTCATCGGCGAGTGTTTGAACCGCTACTGGCAGCAGAAGAAATGCATGGCCCCTGGGTGTGAGCCGCTGGCTGTCAGGCACCTGATGGATGCTCTCCAGCCTTATGTCTACGGGCAGTGTTTggctggggccggcggcggggggttCCTGTACGTCTTAACCaaagccccacggcagaaggaaGCCTTGCACCAAATTCTAGCAAAAACTGAG GGCTTGGGCAACTTCAGCATCCACAGCATCGAAGTGGACACTGGTGGTTTCTCTGTGGAGGTAGAGGGAAGCAATCCTAAAGGCAGCACTGACCCCAGAGAGGATGCGGCCATGTGA